The genomic region CGGTAGCATCCGCAACCAGGCAGGGTAAACCACTGCTCATCGCTTCTAAAGTTACATTTCCAAAAGTTTCGGTATGAGATGGAAACAAAAACACATCACTGCTGGCATAAGCTCTTGCCAAATCTTCACCTTCCAAAAAACCTGTGTAGCAAGCTTCCGGCATCAATTCTTGCAATTCTTGTTTTGCAGGGCCGTCTCCTACAACCAATGCTTTTACATTTTTATTATTGGAAGCCAATTGCTGCACACTATATCTAAAAGTATTTAATTCCTTTTCCCATACTAAACGTGAAACAAAACTAACTACAATATCATCCTTTTTAAAACCCATCTCTGCCCGCCATTGTTCATCCCTTTTATCCGGAGAAAACAACTTTGTATTTACCCCCCGAGCCCAGATTTTCATTTTTGTATCAAAACCCTGGGTGATCAATTCGTCTATCATAGACTGTGAGGGTACATAAACATGGGCACAAGAACTATAAAACCAGCTCAAATACCTCCAGGCTATGAATTCAATAAAGTTCAATCCATAGTATTTCAGATAGCTTGTAAAGTGGGTATGATATGAACCTACTACCTGTACATTATTTTTTTGAGCCCATTTAAGTGCCTTATAACCTCCCCGGTCAGGAGTAGCAATATGCACAAGAGTAGGATTAAATTCTTCCAGTTCTTGCTCCGCTTTAACAGACAATCCCGTTGTTACCCTATATTCACCCCGATTTGAGACCGGCATGCGTATAGACGGTAAAGGAACCAATCTGCCATTATGATTAAGCGCAGGCTCCTTTATTGTCGGCCCAAACACCAATACAGGTATTCCCTGATCCTCTAAAAATTTAACCAACCGATTTAAAGTGAGAGAAACTCCATCCTTAATGTGATTATAATTGCCTGTAAAAAGGGCGACTCTTAATTCTTTCATAAAAATTTAAAAGCAGATGGCATATTTGTATCTTAATTGCCCTGCGATGATTCTTGCTATTATCTCTTTTTCAGTCTAAATAATCTTCAAATATAAGGAAATTAATGAAAGCCTTTGTAACCGGAGGAACAGGTTTTATTGGAAGTCATTTGGTGGAAGCACTCATAAACTCTCCGGAATATAATGAGGTGCGATGCCTGGTCCGAAGCAGCGAAAAATGGTTGCGTGGAATGACTTTTAAAACCATAGGAGGAGATCTTAATGATTTAAAAGCATTGGGTAAGGGCTTAGAAAATGTTGATGTGCTTTTTCATATTGCCGCTATTGTTAAAGCGCCTTCAAAGAAAGAATTTACTCAGGCCAATGTTGATGCCACAGAAAATCTCGTGCGTTTAGCTCAAAAAAAAGGAGTAAAAAATATTGTAGTTCTTTCTTCTCTTGCGGCCGCAGGCCCCAGCAACGGAACTCCCAAAAGGGAAAATGAACCGATGAATCCGGTAAGTATGTATGGGGAATCCAAAAAAGAGATGGAAGCACGTATAAAAGCAGCAGCTAAAAAAAACGACAGTATTAAAATTATCCGGCCCCCGGCTGTATATGGTCCACGGGAAGACCAAATTTATTCCTTCTTTAAAGCATGTGCTAAAGGAATTTGCCCTATTGTCGGAGATGGGAACAATCCGCGGGTTTCGATGGTGTATGTGAGCGATTTAGTGGATGGAATATTACGGGCAGCAAATAAAACAGATGAAGGTGTTCATACTTATTTTATTTCAGGTGAAGGAACTCATTCCTGGAATGATATCAGGGCTATTACTTCCAAAGTATTAGGCAAGAAAACGATACCTCTCAAGATAAAACCAAAGTTAGTGAAAAAAGCAGCCGGCTTGATTGAAAATGTTGCATCATTATTTGGCATCTATCCCGTTATTAACAAAGAAAAAGCAAATGAGCTTATCCTGGAATGGACCTGTAGCTCCAAAAAAGCTGAAAAAGAATTAGATTACCAGTCAAAAGTTTCTTTGTCTGAAGGAATTTCACGAACTATACACTGGTATAAAATGCATAATTGGTTATAGAAATATGAATTTTACATCGAAAATTGCTCTCTTTTTATTCTCGATTATTTTATTTGGAACCCAAACCAACGCCCAACAAAAGTTAGTTCAGGATTACAGCCAGCTCATGGAAATCCCGGATGTAGTGACTATGGAAGCCTCTCCAACTCACCTTTATGTGCTTTCTGAAGAAGAAGGAATGGCTGTTTTCAGAGCTTATCCTGATTCCCTCCAATGGCTTTATACCTCCACTGGAATGCAACGCCGGGGAAATAGAATTATGGCTGACATCCGGTTTGCCTATTTATTCGGTGATTCGCGAAGATTAACCGTGCTTGAACCTACTTCTCCTCTTGGAGTTTATTCTTCCACTTTTCTTCCGGAACGGCCAAGAGCTGCCGCCCGTATTGATAACAACCTTTACATTGCTTTAGGGGATGGTGGATTAGGTATGGTTTCCCTGGAAACTCCTGAATCAGTTGATACTAAGGTTCAAAGAATGGCTGCAAGTGATCTTTCAGGTGCTTCCGTTCTGGATATTCGAACCACCGACTTCAGCAATCAACTTTTTGTACTTACTGATGCTCCTTCACTAATCGTTTTTAAGCAAAAAGAATCAAATTTAGAGCGGTCTCAAAATATTTCGCTCAGATCACCCCTCTCACATATTTTCATTGATGAGGAAGAAGTTTGGGGAAGTACCGGTAATGGAGAGATTTTTGAAATCAGATCAACCGGCATTGGAAAACGCATTGGTATCACAAATGAGCCTGTTCAAAAAATTGTGAGATGGAATAATCGAATTTTAGTAAGAACCAACTCAGGGCGGGTTTGGACAACAGACAATTCAGGCTTGCTAAGTTTGTGGAAAGAAGATACAAAATCAGGAAATTTTATCGCTAACAGTTCCAGCCGCCTATGGATTGCCGAAAACGATAAAATTACTACAGTCCTATTAAAAGAGAAATCAGCTGAGGTTGTACAAGGCTCAGATTCTGACTTTAAAATTAAAGCTATCCCAAATCAAGTAATCACTTATCCGAGCCCTCTGATTATGCCATTAGAAATGCAGGGAAACTATCCGGTCAGTGAAGTCGAGTTTTCATACCGCTCCAATGCTGACAATGCCAAAATTCGCAAACAAGGATTTTTCTGGCAGCCTTCGGTCAACCAAATCGGAAATTATTGGTTTAATATTGTTGCTACTAACGCTGAAGGAGAATCGGACAGTACGCGTTTTATAGTGGATGTCAGGTCTTTTAATTCCCCACCCCGATTCACCCCGGTACGCAATACAAGTATCGCCGTAAACGAAGAATATGTTGTTGAATTCAATGCAACTGATCCTGACAGCCCTCAAAATTCATTAGTACGCTACATTGGAGTCGACTTGCCTGATGGTGCTTCCATCAATGAAAAAACCGGAGAATTCAAATGGACTCCAACAGAGCGGCAAGTGGGAGAATCAACTTTCAAAATCATAGCTACTGATCGTTTGGGAGCCGCTGCTTCTATTGATGTCACCCTGAACGTAATGGATATTTCACGCGACAGCGAAGATTAAAATTCATTCCAAAAACCTCTAAAAGCTTTATTATTCTTGCAACCTGCAGATTTTTCTTCTCACCTGTTAGCTTGGTATAAAGGTCATAAAAGACCCATGCCCTGGCGGGATGAACTCGACCCCTATAAAATCTGGGTTTCAGAAATTATGCTTCAGCAAACCCGGGTTGACCAAGCCACTCCATATTTCCGGAATTTCATTTCACTTTTCCCCACGGTTTATGATTTAGCAAAAGCCGATCAACAGGAAGTTTTAAAAGCCTGGGAGGGGCTGGGCTATTATAGCCGGGCCCGTAATTTACATTCAGCCGCCAAGGATTTAATTGAGAATTGTGGTGGAAAACTACCTGAAAAGTACGATGAGATCATCAAGCTAAAAGGGATTGGACCTTATACTGCAGCCGCAATCACAAGTATTGCTTTCAATAAACCTAATGCTGTAGTTGACGGAAATGTTATTAGGGTATTAACCCGGTATTTTGGGATTGAGCAAGATACACGAAGCTCAAAAACCCGCAATAAAGTGCAGGAGTTTGCTAATGAATTAATCGATGAAAAACAGCCCGGGGATTTTAATCAAGCACTTATGGAGCTCGGTTCTATTGTTTGTACTCCCTCAAATCCGGACTGTACAAATTGCCCGGTTCAACCGGGTTGCATTGCCTCAAAAATGGCTAAAACCGATACTATTCCTTACAAATCTCCGGCCAAAAAAAAGCCACATCACATTATAGGAGTAGGAATTTTAGAGCGTGAGGACGGAAAATTACTTATCGCACTTCGCCCCGAAGATGCTATGCTCGGCGGTTTATGGGAATTCCCCGGCGGCAAGAAAAAAGACGAGGAGAAAATTCAGCAAACGGTTGAGCGTGAATTAAAAGAAGAGCTTGATGTTGAAACAAAAGCTTTTGAAGAATTCATGACTCTTAAACACACCTATTCTCATTTTTCCATCACTTTACATGCTTGGTTCTGTAAGCTGATCTCAGGGACACCGAAACCAAAATCCAGTCAGGAAATAAGATGGGTTCACCGAAATGAGCTGGAGCAATATCCTTTTCCAAAAGCAAATAAAGTGCTTACCGAACGTCTCACGAAGGATAACTAAAATAACTCAGCGTCCTGGCTTTTACTTAACAGCAACCCCGCTTATATGAGGTATAATCGGTACGAATATGGTACGACTGTTAAAAGCTTGCTGATCAACATTCTTAAATCCGGAGTTTTGAATCAGCTTACCGGTATCACGTGTTACATGGCATCCATCAAAAAAACACTTCCACGGTTTTCTGACCATTCGTTGGATACCATACACCCAACTTCCTTCCCGAGCTTTTACATGTTCCAGATAAGCAAACCTGCCTCCCGCTTTCAACACTCTCTTGATTTCAGAAACAACTTGGATCGGATCATTTACAGAACACAATACCAAGCTGCCTAATACCATCTCTACATGGTTATCGGGTATGAGCAACTCCTCAGCACCTCCGTGATGAATTTCTAAAATAATTCCAAAGCGCTCCGCTCTCTTTTTGAGTATATCACGCAGTGATGAATTTGGCTCAACTGCAATTACCCTAGTCCCCGATTTCAAGTATCTGAAATTAGCTCCGTATCCGGCTCCTATTTCAATCACTTCTTTAGGGTGATCTTTAAACAGCACGCTTTTCCGTTTCCCGTACCGGGCATGCATATAGTCATCTACTAAAGCAAAAAACCAATTTTTAATATTCTGAATCAATTAGACTAAAATTTGTTTGTAGAATAACAGGGCTTAATATTGCAATATAAGACGTATTTTAGCCATTCTGTTGTTAATTTATAGTTTTTAAATCACCTTGCCGATCCTTGCCTCAAAAAAGAAAAAAATATAAAACCATATCCCAAAAGGAACTAATAAGGCTCAAACCATTTCTTGATGAACTAGTAAATAAAATTGAACAACCGGAATACATCAATGATGATCCTGTTCAGTTTATGCATGCTTTTGAAAATAAAAACGACAAAGAACTGGCCGGTTTTTTTGCCGCCACTATGGCTTGGGGGCGCAGGGATATTGTAAATGCCAAAGTAGAAGATTTGCTTCGACGCATGAATTACCGGCCGGCTGAATTCATTAAAAATTATTCTGAAAGTAATGCTCCAAGCTTTGAAGGTTTTAAACACCGAACATTTAAATCTATAGATTTGCATTGGCTTACAAAAACCTTGCAAACCATTCTTCTAAAATTTAAAACATTTGAAAATTTTTGGGCTTATTGCTTAGAAAAAGCAACAAGGGAACGCCGTGAATTAATTGCCGTTTTTCACGAGCAATTCTTCACTTTTCACCCTCAAATTCCTCAGCGCACCAAAAAACATGTTTCCAATCCTGAAAAAAACAGTTCCGCTAAGCGATTATATATGTACTTAAGATGGTGTATCCGAAAAAACAGCCCTGTTGATCCAGGCACTATGGCTTTCATGCCTCCCAGTGAGCTCAAAATTCCTTTAGATGTCCATGTAGCACGACAAGCTCGCAAGCTTGGGCTCCTTTCCAGAAAGCAAAATGACTGGAAAGCGGTTCAGGAACTGACTGAAAGGATGAAGATACTATTACCGGAAGACCCTGCCAGGTACGACTATGCCCTATTTGGAATCGGGGTATTAGAATCGGCGATACCTGATGAGCTGATCATTAATAATAGAGTGGAGTGATTCCGTGACCTTATTTCATCGGTTTTATAAGATTAATTTGTAGCTGCACTCATTTATTTCAAAACAGCAAAAGAGTTTGTATATTGAGTGTTCCCAATCATGGGACAAAATTAAAAGAAAGG from Gracilimonas sp. harbors:
- a CDS encoding glycosyltransferase family 1 protein, producing the protein MKELRVALFTGNYNHIKDGVSLTLNRLVKFLEDQGIPVLVFGPTIKEPALNHNGRLVPLPSIRMPVSNRGEYRVTTGLSVKAEQELEEFNPTLVHIATPDRGGYKALKWAQKNNVQVVGSYHTHFTSYLKYYGLNFIEFIAWRYLSWFYSSCAHVYVPSQSMIDELITQGFDTKMKIWARGVNTKLFSPDKRDEQWRAEMGFKKDDIVVSFVSRLVWEKELNTFRYSVQQLASNNKNVKALVVGDGPAKQELQELMPEACYTGFLEGEDLARAYASSDVFLFPSHTETFGNVTLEAMSSGLPCLVADATGSKSLVEHGVNGCLAEPGNKADFAKKLSLIVSEKELREQMKKESRNKALKYEWDEINGKLVENYKEALSLPSPKNYL
- a CDS encoding TIGR02757 family protein gives rise to the protein MPQKRKKYKTISQKELIRLKPFLDELVNKIEQPEYINDDPVQFMHAFENKNDKELAGFFAATMAWGRRDIVNAKVEDLLRRMNYRPAEFIKNYSESNAPSFEGFKHRTFKSIDLHWLTKTLQTILLKFKTFENFWAYCLEKATRERRELIAVFHEQFFTFHPQIPQRTKKHVSNPEKNSSAKRLYMYLRWCIRKNSPVDPGTMAFMPPSELKIPLDVHVARQARKLGLLSRKQNDWKAVQELTERMKILLPEDPARYDYALFGIGVLESAIPDELIINNRVE
- a CDS encoding Ig domain-containing protein, with product MNFTSKIALFLFSIILFGTQTNAQQKLVQDYSQLMEIPDVVTMEASPTHLYVLSEEEGMAVFRAYPDSLQWLYTSTGMQRRGNRIMADIRFAYLFGDSRRLTVLEPTSPLGVYSSTFLPERPRAAARIDNNLYIALGDGGLGMVSLETPESVDTKVQRMAASDLSGASVLDIRTTDFSNQLFVLTDAPSLIVFKQKESNLERSQNISLRSPLSHIFIDEEEVWGSTGNGEIFEIRSTGIGKRIGITNEPVQKIVRWNNRILVRTNSGRVWTTDNSGLLSLWKEDTKSGNFIANSSSRLWIAENDKITTVLLKEKSAEVVQGSDSDFKIKAIPNQVITYPSPLIMPLEMQGNYPVSEVEFSYRSNADNAKIRKQGFFWQPSVNQIGNYWFNIVATNAEGESDSTRFIVDVRSFNSPPRFTPVRNTSIAVNEEYVVEFNATDPDSPQNSLVRYIGVDLPDGASINEKTGEFKWTPTERQVGESTFKIIATDRLGAAASIDVTLNVMDISRDSED
- the mutY gene encoding A/G-specific adenine glycosylase, which codes for MQPADFSSHLLAWYKGHKRPMPWRDELDPYKIWVSEIMLQQTRVDQATPYFRNFISLFPTVYDLAKADQQEVLKAWEGLGYYSRARNLHSAAKDLIENCGGKLPEKYDEIIKLKGIGPYTAAAITSIAFNKPNAVVDGNVIRVLTRYFGIEQDTRSSKTRNKVQEFANELIDEKQPGDFNQALMELGSIVCTPSNPDCTNCPVQPGCIASKMAKTDTIPYKSPAKKKPHHIIGVGILEREDGKLLIALRPEDAMLGGLWEFPGGKKKDEEKIQQTVERELKEELDVETKAFEEFMTLKHTYSHFSITLHAWFCKLISGTPKPKSSQEIRWVHRNELEQYPFPKANKVLTERLTKDN
- a CDS encoding class I SAM-dependent methyltransferase, whose amino-acid sequence is MIQNIKNWFFALVDDYMHARYGKRKSVLFKDHPKEVIEIGAGYGANFRYLKSGTRVIAVEPNSSLRDILKKRAERFGIILEIHHGGAEELLIPDNHVEMVLGSLVLCSVNDPIQVVSEIKRVLKAGGRFAYLEHVKAREGSWVYGIQRMVRKPWKCFFDGCHVTRDTGKLIQNSGFKNVDQQAFNSRTIFVPIIPHISGVAVK
- a CDS encoding NAD(P)-dependent oxidoreductase, with protein sequence MKAFVTGGTGFIGSHLVEALINSPEYNEVRCLVRSSEKWLRGMTFKTIGGDLNDLKALGKGLENVDVLFHIAAIVKAPSKKEFTQANVDATENLVRLAQKKGVKNIVVLSSLAAAGPSNGTPKRENEPMNPVSMYGESKKEMEARIKAAAKKNDSIKIIRPPAVYGPREDQIYSFFKACAKGICPIVGDGNNPRVSMVYVSDLVDGILRAANKTDEGVHTYFISGEGTHSWNDIRAITSKVLGKKTIPLKIKPKLVKKAAGLIENVASLFGIYPVINKEKANELILEWTCSSKKAEKELDYQSKVSLSEGISRTIHWYKMHNWL